One window of the Candidatus Falkowbacteria bacterium genome contains the following:
- a CDS encoding class I SAM-dependent methyltransferase: MKISPSSLEAQVIQSLVSPAGKKILQVGCWSGREMQALLCENTQLTGIELRQRRYQEIKDRFPQVEMIRADYFDVELVESFDAVVFSSCLHHFKGGLDRKIEALHKARRMLTDEGKILVIEPAMDNVLCQLAELFISERQGIIQAFSAMHRSDLEIVRHQRVVVDYSFVDFDDLCREFFMADGYHVLKGHVVSIREYLEIEDENKPIFFSSITNLYILQ, from the coding sequence ATGAAAATTTCACCTTCTAGTCTGGAAGCTCAGGTAATTCAGAGTTTAGTTTCGCCGGCCGGAAAGAAAATTTTACAAGTGGGCTGTTGGTCCGGCCGGGAGATGCAAGCTTTGCTATGTGAGAATACACAGTTAACAGGCATCGAATTACGCCAACGCCGATATCAGGAAATCAAGGATAGATTTCCTCAAGTTGAAATGATCCGAGCTGATTACTTTGATGTTGAATTGGTCGAAAGTTTTGATGCAGTAGTTTTTTCTAGTTGTTTACATCACTTTAAAGGTGGATTAGATCGCAAGATAGAGGCACTACACAAAGCAAGAAGAATGTTGACTGATGAGGGGAAAATCTTAGTGATTGAACCAGCCATGGATAATGTTTTGTGTCAGCTTGCTGAGTTATTTATTTCAGAAAGGCAAGGTATTATTCAAGCTTTTAGTGCAATGCATCGATCTGATTTAGAAATCGTCAGACATCAAAGAGTGGTAGTTGATTATTCGTTTGTTGATTTTGATGATTTGTGTCGAGAGTTTTTCATGGCTGATGGCTATCATGTTCTTAAAGGCCATGTAGTTAGTATTCGAGAATATTTAGAAATTGAGGATGAAAATAAGCCGATTTTTTTCTCTTCAATTACTAATCTCTATATTTTACAATAA
- the ligA gene encoding NAD-dependent DNA ligase LigA yields MKKAQFKIRLEKLKDQLRETDHAYYTLDEPVMSDAARDSLKDEIEKIEIQFPDLVTSDSPTQRIGGRALGKFKKVQHEIKKFSLDDVFVYDEVREFDARVKRFLKLKADEQIEYICELKIDGLNMSFHYEKGVFKRAVTRGDGIFGEDVTHTVKTIKSLPLKLREPVDIEVGAEVFMPTKSFERLNSKTSETSKNFANPRNAAAGTVRQLDPKVAADRDLDIFCWAVYSLKHKNTESTENTIIKTQSQMLELMQKLGFKINLEYKTFQGIEAAIKFCESWHDKREKLKYEIDGIAIKVNRLDWQIRLGRASKYVRWATAYKFPAEEATSVVEDIVWQVGRTGALTPVAHLKPVLVAGSTVSRATLHNIDELNRKDVRIGDTVILRKAGDIIPEIIKPLLKLRSGKEKKVKAPTNCPICHSEVERKEGEAAIRCTNSKCFAQDKERLTHFVSRKGFDIDGFGTKIVEQLMSEGMITSLSDIFELKSGDLQTLERFAEKSADNLIQAIENSKSISLEKLIFALGVRHIGEETASLLANEFSARTIVDFIEKIKKAKLENLAEIEGIGQKVAQAVYDYFHQAENFQQLERLQELGVVITRRETPRAVPGLSGKTFVLTGGLEGLSREEAKTLIKAAGGKVSSSVSSRTDYVVAGEDPGSKLKKAQELKIDILNENKFLKLVK; encoded by the coding sequence ATGAAAAAGGCACAATTCAAAATTAGACTAGAAAAATTAAAAGACCAGTTACGAGAAACTGATCATGCTTATTATACTTTGGATGAACCGGTTATGTCGGACGCGGCACGTGATAGTTTAAAAGATGAAATTGAAAAAATCGAAATTCAATTCCCGGATTTAGTTACTTCAGATTCACCAACTCAAAGGATTGGTGGACGAGCTTTAGGTAAATTCAAAAAAGTTCAACATGAAATCAAAAAGTTTTCTTTGGATGATGTTTTTGTGTATGATGAAGTTCGTGAATTTGATGCTCGAGTCAAACGTTTCTTAAAATTAAAAGCTGATGAACAGATTGAATATATTTGTGAATTAAAAATCGATGGTCTGAATATGTCGTTTCATTATGAAAAAGGTGTATTCAAACGAGCGGTAACTCGTGGTGATGGAATTTTCGGCGAAGATGTAACGCATACAGTGAAAACGATTAAAAGTTTACCTCTTAAGCTTCGAGAGCCGGTTGATATTGAGGTCGGTGCTGAAGTTTTTATGCCTACTAAAAGTTTTGAAAGGTTAAACAGCAAGACAAGCGAGACAAGTAAGAATTTTGCCAATCCTAGAAATGCAGCAGCTGGAACGGTTCGTCAGTTGGATCCAAAAGTTGCGGCTGATCGCGATTTGGATATTTTTTGTTGGGCGGTTTATTCTCTAAAGCACAAAAACACAGAAAGCACAGAAAACACAATAATTAAAACACAGTCACAAATGCTTGAGTTAATGCAGAAACTTGGCTTTAAAATTAATCTAGAATATAAAACTTTTCAGGGCATTGAAGCGGCTATTAAATTTTGTGAATCATGGCATGATAAACGAGAGAAATTAAAATATGAGATTGATGGCATTGCCATAAAGGTTAACCGTTTAGATTGGCAAATACGATTGGGCAGAGCCTCCAAGTATGTACGTTGGGCAACAGCTTACAAGTTCCCAGCAGAGGAGGCCACATCTGTGGTTGAAGATATAGTTTGGCAGGTTGGTAGAACTGGAGCTCTAACACCGGTGGCGCATTTAAAACCGGTGCTGGTTGCAGGCTCTACAGTCAGCCGGGCTACTTTGCATAATATTGATGAACTTAATAGGAAAGATGTGCGGATTGGTGATACGGTTATTTTGCGCAAGGCAGGTGATATTATTCCAGAAATAATCAAGCCACTACTAAAACTTCGTTCTGGTAAAGAGAAAAAAGTTAAAGCACCAACTAATTGTCCAATTTGTCACTCTGAAGTGGAACGGAAAGAGGGTGAGGCCGCTATTCGTTGTACAAATTCTAAGTGTTTTGCTCAGGACAAAGAAAGGCTGACTCATTTTGTTTCCAGAAAAGGTTTTGATATTGATGGTTTTGGTACGAAAATTGTTGAGCAGCTAATGAGTGAGGGCATGATTACTTCATTGTCAGATATTTTTGAATTAAAATCTGGAGATTTACAAACGCTGGAGCGGTTCGCGGAGAAGTCTGCTGACAACTTAATTCAGGCGATTGAAAATAGTAAGAGTATTAGTTTAGAAAAATTAATTTTTGCTTTAGGTGTTCGACATATTGGTGAAGAAACTGCCAGTCTTTTAGCGAATGAATTTAGTGCTCGAACAATTGTTGATTTTATCGAAAAAATAAAAAAAGCCAAGCTAGAAAATTTAGCAGAGATTGAGGGCATTGGACAAAAAGTTGCTCAAGCTGTGTATGATTATTTCCATCAAGCGGAAAATTTTCAACAGCTTGAACGTTTACAAGAGTTGGGTGTAGTTATCACCCGACGCGAGACTCCACGGGCTGTGCCCGGTCTGTCCGGTAAGACATTTGTTTTGACCGGCGGCCTGGAAGGATTGTCTCGCGAAGAAGCAAAAACTCTAATTAAGGCCGCCGGCGGAAAAGTTTCATCCTCAGTAAGTTCACGGACAGATTATGTGGTAGCAGGCGAGGATCCAGGATCTAAGTTGAAAAAGGCTCAAGAGCTGAAGATTGATATATTAAACGAGAATAAATTTTTAAAATTAGTCAAATAA
- a CDS encoding EamA family transporter, with translation MLWIIFTLIAMLLWTVVNIMDKYIIGHELRDPILVTTVFGFTIYLLFILVAVLNGGVIIPVWMVIMAMLAGIIYSTGLGFYYMAMKKVEVSRLAPMLSTEPLLISAIAFFVFQERLSIMNYIGILLIITGAVLITHRKSEAKSKLFKFYVFAFVAMMFFALRNILIKYVSSGIDFWPMLFWFGIGGIVVPLVLLVVHHPHIREKAKVGIIHLCFVAILSGLALIFFTKAISLGSVSLVSALMATKPMLVFFAATFLSFFYPKIILERHSRKVLLKKTMAIGLIVAGGIFIIL, from the coding sequence ATGCTTTGGATCATTTTTACTCTAATTGCCATGCTCTTATGGACTGTGGTGAACATCATGGATAAATATATAATTGGGCATGAACTACGAGACCCTATTTTAGTTACTACGGTTTTTGGATTTACAATTTATTTACTGTTCATTTTAGTAGCAGTTCTGAATGGTGGCGTAATTATTCCGGTTTGGATGGTAATTATGGCAATGTTGGCAGGAATTATTTATTCTACGGGCCTGGGTTTTTACTATATGGCCATGAAAAAGGTTGAAGTTTCTCGACTGGCCCCGATGTTATCGACTGAACCGTTGTTGATTTCGGCTATTGCGTTTTTTGTTTTTCAGGAACGCTTAAGTATTATGAACTATATTGGGATTTTACTTATAATCACTGGGGCGGTTTTAATCACTCATCGAAAATCGGAGGCCAAAAGTAAATTATTTAAATTCTATGTTTTTGCTTTTGTTGCAATGATGTTTTTTGCATTGAGAAATATTTTAATTAAGTATGTAAGTTCAGGTATTGATTTTTGGCCAATGTTATTCTGGTTTGGAATTGGTGGAATAGTTGTTCCTTTAGTTTTGTTAGTGGTCCATCATCCTCATATTCGGGAAAAGGCAAAAGTGGGAATTATTCATTTGTGCTTTGTTGCGATTTTATCTGGATTGGCCCTAATCTTTTTCACCAAAGCCATTAGTTTGGGTTCGGTTTCATTGGTTTCAGCTTTAATGGCGACTAAACCAATGTTGGTGTTTTTTGCAGCTACTTTCCTGAGCTTTTTTTATCCTAAAATTATTTTGGAAAGACATAGTAGAAAAGTGTTACTAAAAAAGACCATGGCGATTGGTCTGATTGTGGCGGGTGGGATATTTATTATTTTGTAA
- a CDS encoding prepilin-type N-terminal cleavage/methylation domain-containing protein: protein MKKGFSLIEMLVVMAVFMTMMLVVSDIFLSVTISQRKSMVMQKSMVDLQYNMEQIAQQIRLSQIDYSAYHLPINELQDELHLINSQNQKVAFGTETVGCALGIETCLIQSIDDQRSIISADNFDIQSLSFRIAPNEDPLEFDNITKQYKSDKQPQITIYLKALPVAVHEEDQKPLALQTTISSRYYAR from the coding sequence ATGAAAAAAGGTTTTTCCTTAATTGAAATGTTGGTGGTAATGGCCGTTTTTATGACCATGATGCTTGTGGTTAGTGATATTTTTTTATCAGTAACTATTTCTCAAAGAAAAAGTATGGTTATGCAAAAATCTATGGTTGATTTACAGTACAATATGGAGCAAATTGCTCAGCAGATTCGTTTGAGCCAGATTGACTATTCAGCATATCACTTGCCTATAAATGAATTGCAGGATGAACTCCATTTGATAAATTCACAAAACCAAAAAGTTGCATTTGGAACTGAAACTGTTGGTTGTGCATTAGGAATAGAAACTTGCTTAATTCAGTCAATTGATGATCAGAGATCAATAATTTCAGCGGATAATTTTGATATTCAAAGTTTAAGTTTTAGAATTGCTCCGAATGAAGACCCGCTTGAGTTTGATAATATAACTAAGCAGTACAAAAGTGATAAACAACCGCAAATAACAATTTATTTAAAAGCTTTGCCAGTTGCGGTACATGAGGAGGACCAAAAACCATTAGCTTTACAGACCACGATTAGTTCACGTTATTATGCGAGATAA
- a CDS encoding prepilin-type N-terminal cleavage/methylation domain-containing protein yields MKKGFSLIELIVSIAIVAIITTMGVLSFSNQSQRQSLANEVNLLEQKLNEQKINALSGKMNNHQSSEMYGLKIEPSGKAYTLFFDNNADCNFNTGDEIDQVINLTEGVEFQNFLNKIICFRWDQQGHNTCLAGGDCEQSGGYTFHLKSKKSEEIRYLVVDLESGLVTSGN; encoded by the coding sequence ATGAAAAAAGGATTTAGTTTGATCGAATTGATCGTTTCTATTGCTATAGTTGCCATAATCACAACTATGGGTGTTTTGAGTTTTTCAAATCAAAGTCAAAGGCAAAGTCTAGCGAACGAAGTTAATCTTTTGGAGCAAAAATTAAACGAACAGAAGATCAACGCATTGTCTGGAAAGATGAACAACCATCAAAGCTCGGAAATGTACGGTTTAAAAATAGAACCTAGTGGTAAAGCATATACTTTATTTTTTGATAATAATGCAGATTGCAACTTCAATACAGGCGACGAAATTGATCAAGTGATTAATTTGACTGAAGGTGTAGAGTTTCAAAACTTCCTAAATAAGATAATTTGCTTTCGTTGGGACCAGCAAGGACATAATACTTGTTTAGCTGGTGGCGACTGTGAACAGAGTGGTGGTTATACATTTCATTTAAAATCAAAAAAATCTGAGGAAATACGATATTTAGTTGTTGATTTAGAGTCGGGATTGGTAACTTCGGGAAATTAA
- a CDS encoding prepilin peptidase yields the protein MLTYVLIFIIGACIGSFLNVVIYRLPEKKSIWKKRSNCPHCHQKLKNYDLVPIFSFIWLKAKCRGCKQKISWQYPSVELVTGLLFVFLAYHHQVGQAMANPMFFRDLVFVAGLIIIFTTDLRYYLIFDAVSIPLMVFAFLVNFFILSHSGNYFSILINLIVAGLIGGGFFALQYWVSKGKWVGGGDIRLGAVMGFMLGWPIIFVALILAYVSGAVISVILLAFKIKTMKSPVPFGVFLTGSTFVALFWGQQLLAWYLTNLGL from the coding sequence ATGTTAACTTACGTTTTAATCTTCATAATTGGAGCTTGTATTGGAAGCTTCTTAAATGTGGTGATTTATCGCTTGCCAGAAAAAAAATCAATCTGGAAAAAGCGGTCGAACTGTCCTCACTGTCACCAAAAATTAAAGAACTATGATCTAGTTCCAATTTTTAGTTTTATTTGGTTAAAGGCTAAGTGTCGTGGTTGTAAACAGAAGATTTCTTGGCAATATCCAAGTGTTGAATTGGTGACGGGTTTGCTGTTTGTTTTTTTAGCTTATCATCATCAAGTGGGTCAAGCTATGGCAAATCCTATGTTCTTTCGAGATTTAGTTTTTGTGGCGGGATTAATTATTATTTTTACAACTGACCTACGGTATTATTTAATTTTTGATGCAGTTTCTATACCGTTAATGGTGTTTGCCTTTTTGGTAAACTTTTTTATTTTAAGTCATTCAGGAAATTACTTTTCAATTCTAATTAATTTGATAGTAGCTGGTCTGATTGGTGGTGGTTTTTTTGCTCTGCAGTATTGGGTTTCCAAGGGTAAATGGGTTGGCGGTGGTGATATTCGTTTAGGCGCAGTAATGGGATTTATGCTTGGTTGGCCAATAATTTTTGTGGCTCTAATTTTAGCTTATGTTTCTGGTGCTGTGATTAGTGTAATACTTTTAGCTTTCAAAATAAAAACTATGAAAAGCCCGGTGCCTTTTGGTGTGTTTCTGACGGGTTCCACCTTTGTAGCTTTATTTTGGGGACAACAACTATTAGCTTGGTATTTAACAAACCTAGGTTTGTAG
- the gap gene encoding type I glyceraldehyde-3-phosphate dehydrogenase → MTKVAINGFGRVGRAAFKVALTKKNLRIVAINDLADINNLAYLLKYDTAHGKFDKKISVSGQHLVVNGRKFPVYSIADPAKLPWKKHKVNVALECTGAFRKTNEVKKHLTAGAKNVILSAPIKDEGVMTVVRGINDNNVKKEKAFANASCTTNCVSPIMAVLESAFGVEKAMLSTIHAVTSSQRTVDLAYEKDWRRGRSVLGNIIPTTTGAAIATGKVLPNLKGKFDGMSIRVPMITGSLVDVVALLKKNVTEKQVNQAFKKYSKMVHFKGVLEVSEDELVSSDIIGTTASAIVDLKFTKVVDGNLVKVLAWYDNEWGYANRLVEMVEKV, encoded by the coding sequence ATGACTAAAGTAGCAATCAATGGCTTTGGCCGGGTAGGCCGAGCTGCATTTAAAGTTGCGTTAACAAAAAAGAATCTAAGGATTGTAGCTATAAATGATTTGGCTGATATAAATAATTTAGCTTATCTTTTGAAATATGACACCGCTCACGGAAAGTTTGACAAAAAAATCAGTGTTAGTGGTCAGCATTTAGTTGTTAATGGTAGGAAGTTTCCAGTTTATTCAATTGCCGATCCAGCAAAACTTCCCTGGAAAAAACATAAGGTTAATGTCGCCCTGGAGTGTACTGGTGCCTTTCGCAAAACCAACGAGGTCAAAAAGCATTTAACCGCTGGAGCGAAAAATGTAATTTTGTCTGCTCCAATAAAAGATGAAGGTGTAATGACGGTGGTGCGGGGTATTAATGATAATAATGTAAAAAAAGAAAAAGCTTTTGCAAATGCGTCTTGTACTACAAATTGTGTTTCACCAATTATGGCAGTTTTGGAAAGTGCATTCGGTGTAGAAAAAGCCATGCTCTCAACTATTCACGCAGTTACTTCATCTCAAAGAACGGTTGATTTGGCTTATGAAAAAGATTGGCGTCGTGGACGTTCTGTTCTTGGTAATATTATTCCAACTACTACTGGTGCTGCAATTGCCACTGGTAAAGTATTACCCAATTTAAAAGGCAAATTCGATGGTATGTCCATCCGAGTGCCAATGATTACTGGGTCCTTAGTTGACGTGGTGGCCTTGTTAAAGAAAAATGTTACTGAAAAGCAGGTCAATCAAGCCTTCAAAAAATATTCAAAAATGGTTCATTTTAAGGGAGTGCTTGAAGTTAGCGAAGATGAATTAGTTTCAAGTGACATTATCGGGACAACCGCTTCAGCAATTGTTGATCTTAAATTTACAAAAGTGGTTGACGGTAATTTAGTCAAAGTTCTAGCTTGGTATGATAATGAATGGGGTTATGCGAATCGGTTAGTTGAAATGGTAGAAAAAGTCTAA
- the rseP gene encoding RIP metalloprotease RseP, whose amino-acid sequence MVFFHELGHFWTARKLGVKCDEFGFGFPPRIFGWRKVNGKRKFFWGNKATEEIKSDDTIYSMNWIPLGGFVKIKGEDGESKADPDSFGGKKAWKRATILSAGVTMNVILAAVCLIIAFMIGAPQVIDGDLAQAHIQNPKVQIMSILEDSPAEEIGLKMGDVVLSINGEKFTEVQAVQDYIDQNEEEPLNFTIKRLDEEMEFTVSAVEIEELSEKAVGIGLAKTGTVSYPWYQSIWLGIKATIIMFVQIIVAFYTVIKNAIVGQPLGIDVAGPVGIAVMTGQVARMGFVYILQFTALLSLNLAIINFLPLPALDGGRVLFLIVEKLRGKPIKQKTEQIVHAAGFAFLMLLVVVVTGRDLLRFKDFFITLWEKITP is encoded by the coding sequence ATGGTCTTTTTCCATGAATTGGGCCACTTTTGGACTGCCCGTAAATTGGGAGTTAAATGTGACGAGTTTGGTTTTGGATTCCCACCTAGAATTTTTGGCTGGCGCAAAGTTAATGGTAAACGCAAATTTTTCTGGGGAAATAAAGCCACTGAAGAAATTAAATCTGACGATACAATTTATTCCATGAACTGGATTCCACTTGGTGGTTTTGTGAAAATTAAAGGCGAAGATGGAGAAAGTAAGGCCGATCCAGATAGTTTCGGTGGCAAAAAAGCTTGGAAGCGAGCTACAATTTTAAGTGCTGGTGTGACTATGAATGTGATTTTAGCTGCAGTTTGCTTGATCATTGCTTTTATGATTGGCGCACCGCAAGTTATTGACGGTGATTTGGCACAAGCTCACATTCAAAATCCGAAAGTACAGATCATGTCGATTTTGGAAGATTCTCCAGCTGAAGAAATCGGTTTAAAGATGGGTGATGTTGTTCTTAGTATAAATGGAGAAAAATTTACAGAAGTTCAAGCTGTGCAAGATTATATTGATCAGAATGAGGAGGAGCCGTTAAACTTTACAATTAAAAGACTTGATGAGGAAATGGAATTTACAGTTTCAGCAGTAGAGATAGAAGAATTGAGTGAAAAAGCGGTAGGTATTGGTTTGGCCAAGACCGGAACAGTTTCGTATCCTTGGTATCAATCGATCTGGTTGGGAATCAAGGCCACGATAATAATGTTTGTGCAAATTATTGTAGCTTTTTATACAGTAATCAAAAATGCAATTGTTGGTCAGCCTTTGGGAATTGATGTAGCAGGGCCGGTAGGTATTGCGGTCATGACCGGACAGGTTGCGCGTATGGGCTTTGTTTACATTTTGCAATTTACTGCGTTATTATCATTGAATTTAGCGATTATTAATTTCTTGCCTTTGCCAGCATTAGATGGCGGTAGAGTTTTGTTTTTAATAGTTGAAAAATTGAGAGGTAAACCAATCAAACAAAAAACAGAACAGATAGTTCATGCAGCTGGTTTTGCTTTTCTGATGTTGTTAGTTGTGGTTGTAACAGGTAGAGATTTATTACGATTCAAAGATTTTTTTATAACTTTATGGGAGAAAATTACTCCTTAG
- a CDS encoding glutamate racemase: MIGVFDSGLGGLTVLKEIKRSLPKYDYMYLGDTLHVPYGNRSDEAIFGLTRKACDYLFKNGCKLIIVACNTASAKALRRLQQEWLPGLVREIPDQVRNDEFNILGVVRPMAEYVAGLGCSKVGIIGTRGTVNSNIYVVELKGQGVRIQGQGRGKGSGSKVHELNIVQQACPLLVPLIEEGWMNEPETKVILEKYIQPLREQAVQVLVLACTHYPLLIEQIKQIMGPNCLVPNPGEIVAKSLKDYLKRHPEIDNDLSKNSQTKYLVTDLSDNFQETADKFFGEKIELHKIDTNILSCE; the protein is encoded by the coding sequence ATGATTGGTGTCTTTGATAGCGGTTTAGGTGGATTAACCGTATTAAAAGAAATTAAACGTAGTTTGCCGAAATACGATTATATGTATTTGGGTGATACACTTCATGTTCCTTACGGAAATAGATCTGATGAGGCTATCTTTGGTTTGACCAGAAAGGCGTGTGATTATTTATTTAAAAATGGTTGCAAATTAATTATAGTTGCTTGTAATACTGCCAGTGCGAAAGCGTTGAGACGATTGCAGCAAGAGTGGCTACCCGGCCTTGTTCGTGAGATTCCGGATCAAGTCCGGAATGACGAATTTAATATACTGGGAGTGGTGCGGCCGATGGCAGAGTATGTGGCAGGGCTTGGTTGTAGTAAAGTTGGAATAATTGGCACGCGAGGAACTGTTAATTCGAACATTTATGTGGTAGAATTAAAGGGTCAAGGAGTCAGGATTCAGGGGCAAGGAAGGGGTAAAGGTTCAGGGTCAAAGGTTCATGAACTCAATATAGTTCAACAAGCTTGTCCATTGCTGGTGCCGTTGATTGAGGAAGGCTGGATGAATGAACCTGAAACCAAAGTTATTTTAGAAAAATATATTCAACCATTGCGAGAGCAAGCGGTTCAAGTTTTAGTTTTAGCTTGTACTCATTATCCATTATTAATAGAACAAATTAAACAAATAATGGGGCCGAATTGCTTGGTTCCTAATCCTGGTGAGATTGTGGCCAAGAGTTTAAAAGATTATTTAAAGAGGCATCCGGAAATTGATAATGATTTAAGTAAAAATTCACAAACCAAATATTTAGTGACAGATCTAAGCGATAATTTTCAGGAAACAGCAGATAAGTTTTTTGGTGAGAAAATTGAGTTACATAAGATTGATACGAATATACTCTCATGCGAATGA
- the rpiB gene encoding ribose 5-phosphate isomerase B, which produces MANSTNSAEQLKDVVLVGSDHGGFELKRKILDFLELNYIPVEDVGTYFSEPCDYPDIARLVAEPISTGTHTRGILVCGTGLGISIAANKSPGVQAAVGYNEIATQMAREHNDAHIICFGERTMDHDEVLRCVKIFLETPFSNGERHIKRLQKLE; this is translated from the coding sequence ATGGCTAACTCAACAAATTCAGCAGAACAATTGAAGGATGTAGTTTTAGTAGGATCTGATCATGGCGGATTTGAGTTAAAACGGAAAATTCTGGATTTTCTTGAACTTAACTATATTCCTGTCGAGGATGTTGGCACTTATTTCAGCGAACCTTGCGACTATCCTGATATTGCCAGACTGGTAGCCGAGCCAATCTCTACTGGAACACACACTCGCGGAATTTTAGTGTGCGGAACTGGACTGGGTATTTCAATTGCTGCGAACAAATCCCCAGGAGTACAAGCTGCGGTCGGCTACAATGAAATTGCAACTCAAATGGCTCGCGAACACAATGATGCTCACATCATCTGTTTTGGAGAACGTACTATGGACCATGATGAAGTTTTAAGGTGCGTAAAAATCTTTTTGGAAACGCCCTTTTCAAATGGAGAGAGACACATTAAAAGACTTCAGAAGCTCGAATAG